One segment of Primulina tabacum isolate GXHZ01 chromosome 14, ASM2559414v2, whole genome shotgun sequence DNA contains the following:
- the LOC142525144 gene encoding low-temperature-induced 65 kDa protein-like, which yields MDARPAHQHIEHEDDPQDVGLHSGEKKSVMKKVKDKARKIKDTLKKPSQGQGQEHEYRYDENVDEEDDDDEELGKDPEVHGGTTHDSTVISSKNLENPADTREDRIDAMVEGQAKARPNIPAQTGYEQEKPPENKHFPSPMKPISMQGGEANAGEPEVNLGPSMGFEEDPHSPKIGAGVPPSNYESKLSDPTGDGGKEAGVGPLIRRFDNLEVGDESETKPAPEQRPFTGSHNQFSPTQDQFNPESNPLTTQDNTESGPKSFDSNTKEGMPRDTTTGKVSSATSALTDKAVYAKNLVASKLGYGGAPDKEGTSPSHKPGSESTPGYTQRITETLNPVYEKVAGAGTAVMSKFQGGGEAVNPGIASGQEGISPNKPESESTPGYTKRITDTLNPVYDKVAGAGTAVMSKFQGGGGAAAKGADKGVSAKDYWAEKLKPGDEDKALSEAITDALHKKKEGYLHKTGEEKPIGKVTESEEVATRLGTGVEGKREGEDALDAGRESSGPGVVGRVKDAVGSWIGKGTGTQTAQNSINETYVDKAGGQSSSQE from the exons atggaCGCACGCCCCGCTCATCAGCACATTGAGCACGAAGATGATCCACAGGATGTGGGCCTCCACTCGG GGGAAAAGAAATCAGTGATGAAGAAGGTGAAGGATAAGGCCAGGAAAATCAAGGATACATTGAAGAAGCCGAGCCAAGGCCAAGGGCAAGAGCACGAGTACAGGTACGACGAGAATGTCGATGAAGAAGATGACGATGATGAAGAACTTGGGAAAGATCCTGAAGTCCATGGTGGTACCA CGCACGATTCAACTGTGATCAGCAGCAAGAACCTGGAGAACCCAGCAGATACTCGGGAGGATCGGATTGATGCTATGGTGGAAGGTCAAGCAAAAGCTAGGCCTAATATTCCAGCTCAAACGGGATATGAACAAGAAAAGCCACCTGAGAACAAGCATTTTCCATCTCCAATGAAGCCAATTTCTATGCAGGGGGGAGAAGCAAATGCTGGAGAACCAGAAGTTAATCTCGGGCCCTCAATGGGTTTCGAGGAGGACCCACATTCACCCAAGATAGGAGCCGGAGTTCCTCCTTCGAACTACGAGTCCAAACTCTCTGATCCTACTGGAGATG GTGGTAAAGAAGCTGGGGTTGGCCCGCTTATTCGTAGATTCGATAATCTGGAAGTCGGCGATGAATCGGAAACAAAGCCGGCACCGGAACAGAGGCCTTTCACAGGAAGCCACAATCAGTTTTCCCCTACCCAAGATCAGTTCAATCCAGAATCCAATCCCCTTACAACGCAGGATAATACTGAATCAGGCCCGAAAAGTTTCGATTCCAACACAAAGGAAGGCATGCCACGTGACACCACAACAGGAAAAGTGTCCTCTGCGACCTCTGCGCTTACTGATAAAGCTGTATACGCTAAGAACTTGGTCGCATCGAAGCTAGGATACGGCGGAGCTCCAGACAAAGAAGGGACGAGTCCTTCCCACAAGCCTGGATCGGAATCGACACCAGGTTACACGCAGAGAATAACTGAAACTCTGAACCCTGTCTATGAGAAAGTGGCAGGCGCTGGCACCGCTGTGATGTCTAAATTCCAAGGCGGTGGAGAAGCAGTAAACCCAGGCATAGCGTCTGGCCAAGAAGGAATAAGTCCTAACAAGCCTGAATCAGAATCAACACCAGGTTACACGAAGAGAATCACCGACACACTGAACCCTGTCTATGACAAAGTGGCAGGCGCTGGGACCGCTGTGATGTCTAAATTCCAGGGCGGCGGAGGCGCAGCAGCCAAAGGGGCTGATAAAGGGGTGTCGGCGAAAGACTACTGGGCCGAGAAATTGAAGCCAGGAGATGAAGACAAGGCGCTATCCGAGGCTATTACTGATGCACTGCACAAGAAAAAGGAGGGCTATTTGCATAAAACAGGGGAAGAGAAGCCAATTGGGAAGGTGACCGAATCAGAAGAGGTCGCGACCCGTCTAGGCACAGGCGTAGAAGGTAAGCGGGAAGGCGAGGACGCTTTGGATGCGGGCCGTGAGAGCTCAGGACCTGGGGTTGTAGGAAGGGTGAAGGATGCTGTTGGATCTTGGATTGGGAAAGGCACTGGGACTCAAACTGCTCAGAACTCCATTAACGAAACTTATG TGGATAAAGCGGGAGGGCAGTCGAGTTCGCAGGAGTAA
- the LOC142523872 gene encoding uncharacterized protein LOC142523872, which translates to MQAQMLAGMSQFFAQFAGNQAVVDLGAKPRPEAVYERCNTSPHNNAVEYLDNLMNIPCHIDKVINALSSEEKQKNRLWLTATIESIRWLTLQACAFRGHDESPSSINSGNFIEMINFIGKMNKSIWEIILEKAPKNANYTSPDIQKDVLNIISNQMRAKIRKKIGDAKFCILVDEARDASNKEQIGYYTTAATLKKEISDALGRYDLHIHNMREQRYNGASNMRGSWNGLQALLMKDCSFAYYVHCFAHRLQLALTAAAEKEVFIWLFFSKLNSICNLINASPKQHGELHSAQRIEVAHMVATGERDTENMVNDGASNSIHGEASGALIAMKAFDFIFILHLMHKIMGITNLLCRALQEKSLDILSAMDYVSTTKTLLRSLREEGFDHLLSHVKEVCVKYDIEIPHMETRYKSGTGRSCQYNDSITVEHHYRFDVFTAAIDFQVEELNNRFKDEAVELLKLSCALEPKEILSFLMLIISIDLLRNSIILISIHNICIT; encoded by the exons ATGCAATACTTCACCACATAACAATGCTGTGGAATATCTTGACAATTTGATGAACATACCTTGTCATATTGACAAAGTGATAAATGCACTATCTTCAGAAGAAAAACAGAAGAACAGATTATGGCTTACAGCAACTATTGAAAGCATTAGATGGCTCACTTTGCAAGCATGCGCATTTAGAGGACATGATGAATCTCCATCTTCTATTAATAGTGGAAATTTTATCgaaatgataaattttataGGAAAAATGAATAAGAGTATTTGGGAAATCATCTTAGAGAAAGCTCCTAAGAATGCAAATTATACTTCACCAGATATTCAGAAAGATGTCTTAAATATCATTTCCAACCAAATGAGAGCCAAGATTCGTAAAAAAATTGGGGATGCAAAATTCTGCATTTTAGTTGATGAAGCGAGAGATGCATCTAACAAGGAGCAGATTGGCTATT ATACAACTGCTGCAACACTTAAGAAAGAAATATCTGATGCACTTGGTCGTTATGACTTGCATATCCACAACATGCGTGAACAGAGATATAATGGTGCTAGCAATATGCGTGGTTCTTGGAATGGATTACAGGCTCTTTTAATGAAAGATTGCTCGTTTGCATATTATGTACATTGTTTTGCTCATCGGCTTCAACTAGCATTAACTGCAGCAGCTGAAAAAGAGGTATTCATTTGGTTATTCTTTTCAAAATTGAATTCCATTTGCAATCTCATCAATGCATCTCCTAAACAACACGGTGAGTTACATTCTGCTCAAAGAATTGAAGTTGCGCATATGGTAGCTACTGGTGAACGTGATACAG AAAATATGGTGAATGATGGAGCTTCTAATTCCATTCATGGTGAAGCTAGTGGTGCATTGATTGCGATGAAGGCTTTTgatttcatattcatattacaCTTGATGCATAAGATAATGGGGATAACAAATCTGCTTTGTCGAGCATTGCAAGAGAAATCTCTAGATATTTTAAGTGCAATGGATTATGTTTCAACAACTAAAACTTTGCTTCGTAGTTTGAGAGAAGAAGGATTTGATCACCTACTTAGTCATGTGAAAGAAGTTTGTGTCAAGTATGACATTGAAATACCTCACATGGAAACTCGTTATAAATCTGGTACAGGTCGTTCTTGTCAATATAATGATTCAATCACAGTTGAGCACCACTATCGATTTGATGTATTTACAGCTGCAATTGATTTTCAAGTTGAAGAGCTTAATAATAGATTCAAGGATGAGGCAGTTGAACTTCTTAAACTTAGTTGTGCTTTGGAACCTAAAGAAATTTTAAGCTTCTTAATGTTGATCATATCTATTGACTTGCTGAGAAATTCTATTATCTTGATTTCGATTCACAATATTTGCATCACTTGA